The genomic DNA CTTCCCCGCCAGGCAAAGTATTCGCCATAGCGCTCCTTTTCTACAGTATCGCTCATTAAACTCTGCCAGGCTGGAGTAGCAGCAGCGCCAAAGGAGGTATTAAGGGTTAATAGGATAATATAAAAAATTATCTTTTCTCCCGGAAGAATAGGCAGAAAGGAGATCAAGAGCCATAAGAATGCCTGCAAGAAGACCGCATTGGCGATAAATTTCACTCGCCTTTTTAGCCTTTCCACAATATCCGGGGAGGCAATCTGCGCCAAAGAACCAGCAAATTGGGGGAGGGAGGAAAGGAGGCCAATCTGGAAACTACTTGCCCCTAAAAATAAGGCAAATGGGACTAAATAATTTTGAGAGAATCCTAAGTTGAGGGAGGCGAAGAGACCATCAAGAAAGGAATTTTTTAGACTCTCTTTTCTCTCTTTTTCCTCAATTATTTCCTGGGACACAGATTTTTCTAAGATGGTTAATTAAAACTACCTTACTTTTCTTTCCCGAACGTAAGATATAGACGCCAGTGGCTAACCGGCTCCCTTTAACCTTTCGCCCGAGGGCATCAAAGATTTCCCACTCTCTCCCCACCCCCATTTCCTTTGTCTGGGTCTTCTTTAACTCTTCAATCCCTGGTGGATAGATTAAGAAATCATTGCGGGCACGGGGCCAGATTTGAAAATTGTTTCCCACCTGGCTGATATTACCAGTAAGTAGAAAATTGGTCTCGGGTATTTCCATTCCGGAAAGGTCGGTGCGGCTGTCAATCCAAACGAGGATTGATTCTCCTTCATTAAAATCGTAAGCCCAATATCCCTGATTTGGGGCGAAGAAACCCCTGACCTTAAAATGGAGGGTATCAATTTTTACCAGAACCCCTTCATAAGATTCTCCCACTTGGTTTATCCGGAGGGTGGGCGGCGAAAGGGAAAGACCCTGCCGCAAAATTAGAAGAGAAGAACTGGAATCCGGGATTACCCGAATCGTCGTCAATTTATTAACCTCCCTCACCCGACCAGAAATCTTCACACTATCGCCAACCGAAACGGAATAAGGAGAGTTAACAAATATCCCCCGAAAGAGAGAAAATTCTAAGTCTTCCATAAAGAAATCACTTCCGAAGACACCGGAGACAATGCCGGTAGTTACTACCCATTTATTGGTATCCGGAGAGATGCCGGAGGTATCGGTAGTAAATTGAATCTCATAAATCCTTCTCGGATAAGAGAGGGTTAAGACCCTATCTGGTGATTGGGTAAAAAGTCCTGCCCGATTATAGGCTTTCAGATAATAGAAATAACGAGCGCCACTATCCCCAGGAGGCAGAGAATAGAAGAAAAGGGAATCCCGAAACCGAAAAGAGTCTTTTAGTTTGGGATAAAAAGATATGCCATCCGAAGAGAGGTATAAGGTATCAAAGATATAATTTAGGGAGTCATAATCGGTCCAGATTTTCGCCCTAATATTTAAGGTCTCACCCGGTAGAGGAAAGAGCGGTTGGGAGATATTAGTGATTACTGGTGGTGGGATTGAATATTGTTGAATCAGATAGAGGAGACCACCAGCAGTTGCCAATATCTCATCATTATAAGAGCGATGGCGATTGGCTTCCCCGACAAAGATACCATAGAATGCCCGAGTAGTGCCAACCGAAAAGATGACCGAACTCTGCCAATCATTTCCCCTACCGTACACCATCCGGCAGTGATTGTCGGTTGTCGGTTCGGTGATTGCCAGAACCTCTCTTCCCAAAGAACCATCGTAAAAATCCCCGACCGTTAGGTCGGAATAGCGGAAATTTTCTATTCCCGGTCGGAATATCACCCGAGAATTCCAGCCGTAGTCATAAAAGACCTCAATTAGAGAACCTAAACTTTGGGGGGATCGGGTATTGGAAATACAAATCTCTTCCCCGGAGGAAGAGGCATCAAAATCGCCACTTACCAATTCTGCCAATTCCATACTGGAATTGTCAAATATGGTTAAAGTATCCCAGAAATTTCCTCGCCAATAAACCCTCTTTACCTTGCCGTTGGGTAATGTGATACCAATCTCCTTACCAAAAGATGTTGGGTCAAAATCGCCAATCGTTACCCCTTTTATCGCTCCGGTATTGCGCAAAATCGTTATCGTATCCCAACCAGAAACCCGGTACCGAATTAACCTCAAATTACTCTGACAACCTAAAATAATCTCTTCTCTGCCGTCATTATCCGCATCTCCAATTACTAAGTCGTAGATTGCCTCATTAAAATTAGCAATTTCTTCCCTCTGCCAACCGTTTGCCCAATAAAACCTCTGAACAGTAGAAGGTGACCTTCTCTGTCCTAAAATTAAATCATTTTTACCATCACCGTCTAAATCGCCACTCCCCATTGCCAAATACCCGCCACCAATCCTACCCAAGTTTTCAATTCGGAATTTTGGGGGATAGAAAGATGCGGTGTCGGTTAAAAGATAGACAAAACCGGTATCCTGGTCGCAGAGAAAGATTCTCGTGGTCTCATCTAAAATCCCTTTTAGTTGCCGGAAGGTACTCACCTTCCCTAAACGATAAAGGGGCGAAGAGAAGAGGCAAAGGGTATCCCAATTTCCTTGGGAAAAGGTAAAAAGAAAAGGGAAGAGATAAAATATTCTCCTCATCAGAGAAGAAAATCCAAGCGCACCTTCTTCACATTCGGTAAATTCTTTAAGGAAGAGAGTAATTTTAAGGAAGGTTCAACCGTTATTGACTTCAACCGGCGCAATTGATTTCTCATTTCCTCAGAACGATAAGCCAAAAAGACCTCCTTCTCCCCGGGATACTGCTCTAAAACCTTTTTTATTTCTAATAAATCACCTTCCTCCATTTTTTCCAACTCCAAAACGATCCGAGCCACCCACTTGGGATAATCGCTGATCGGAATTATCTCTTCCGCCCGCACAATAATTTCTCCGGTTTCCTTCTGCCGCGGTCTCCCCTTCACCAGAACCACACTGTCCACCTTCAATCCCCGCTTCATTTCTTCGGATGAAGAGTCAAAAAGAATCACATCACAAAAACCAGTGGTATCTTCCATTTGTCCAATCCAATACCGCTCTCCCCGGCGATTGGTCTTTGCCCTTTTCCCATTTAATAATCCGGCAAAGATACAATCCTGGTCGCAAAAATCCGTGAGAGAAGAGATATTGGGCAGATTGAAAAATTCTTTCTCCGGCATCATTCCTAAGGGGTGATTGGTGAGATAAAATCCCAACGCCTCCTTTTCCCAATGGAGGATATCCCCCGAATGGTATCTTTTTCCCTTCTTTTTCTCCTCTCCTTGCGGCGTATCAAATAAAGAGAACTGCTTTGATTCTCTCTCCCATTTCTCCGACTGGGCTTTTGCCAACTCCTCATCCAAAATCTCTAAAAGAGTAGCCCGGTCCGGATTTATGGTATCCAATGCCCCCGCCTTAATTAAATACTCATAACTCTTCCGATTGCCGAACTGCTTTGTTCTTTTAATTAAATCAAATAAAGAGGTGAACTCTTTCTCCTTACGTGCCGAAACGATGCTCTCCACCAACGGCTTGCCGATATTTTTTATCGCTCCCAAACCGAAACGAATCGCCTCTCCTTCCAGGGTAAATTCGTAGAAACTCCGATTGATATCCGGGGGCAAAAAATTAATCCCCATCTCCCTAATCTCCCTCACCCATTGAGCAATCTTCTCATTATTGCCAATCTCATTTGTCAAGAAGACACTCAAAAACTCTTTGGGATAATTCGCCAAGAGATAGGCGGTCTCGTAGGAGATGGTTGCGTAACCAACCGAATGGGACTTGTTGAAGGCATAACCGGAGAAAGGAAGAATGGCAGCAAATAACTCTTTTGCCTGCTCTCTTTTAATCCCTTTCGCCTCCGCCCCATTAATAAAATCCTTCTCCATAGAACGCATCAGAGTGGGAATCTTCTTTCCCATCGCCTGCCGCAAGATATCTGCCTGGGCAAGAGAAAAGCCCGCGAAGACACTGGCAATCTTCATCACCTGCTCCTGATAGACAATCATCCCATAAGTCTCCTTTAAGACATCCTCTAAGAGGGGATGGAAATAGGTAATTTCCTTTTTTCCGTTCTTCCTCTGAATGAAGTCGTCAATGTTTCCCTGGGAAAGCGGTCCCGGGCGGTATAAAGAAATGACGGCGACTAAATCTTCAAATTTCTCGGGCCGAACCTTCTTTAAGGTCTCTCGCATCCCATAAGATTCCAATTGGAAGACACCGGTGGTCTTGCCGGAACTTAGAAGGGAATAGGTCTTCTTATCGTCAAAGGGGATTTTATCAATCTCCACTTTTATCCCCCGCTCCGCCAATTTCGCTACTGTCTCTTCAATCACGGTTAAGGTCTTAAGTCCCAAGATGTCCATCTTGACAATTCCCAAATCAGCCAGGGCATTCATATCGTATTGGGTAGAACGTTCATCATCCGTTGTCTTATAAACCGGTATCATCTCCCAGAGGGGCCAGGGGGTGATGACGATCCCGGAGGCGTGAATGGAGGCATGGCGGGAGAGACCTTCCAACTTCAAGGCGATCTCCTTTAACCTTTGATATTCTTCATTAATTGCAAATCGTCTCGCCAATTCCTTATTCTCTTCGATCGCCTTCGCCAAAGGGGTATTGAAGGGAATCATCTTACATATCAGATCCACCTCGGAAAGGGGAATGGAAAGAACCCGACCCACATCGCGCACCACCGCTCGGGATTGTAAGGTACCGAAAGTAATAATTTTGCTCACCCGGTCTTCCCCGTATTTCTTTTGGATATAAGAGATCACTTCGTCCCTTCTCTTGTCGCCGAAGTCAATATCAATGTCCGGCAGAGAAACCCGCTCCGGATTTAAGAAGCGCTCAAAAAGCAAATCGTACTTTAATGGGTCGCAGTCGGTAATCCCTAAGGCATAGAGGCAAAGGCTACCTACCGCCGAACCCCTCCCCGGACCAACCGGAATCTTCTCCTTTCTGGCAAAATCAACAATATCTTTAATAATTAAAAAATAACTAGCGAAGCCCATCTTCTTAATCACCGAAAGTTCGTAGCGCAGCCGTTCTTCTTGGGCGGGCGTGGGCTTTCTATACCTCCGCTTTAATCCTTCCTCCGCCAGTTGAACCAGATAATCCCAATCCGATTGGTACCCCGGTGGTACTTCTGCTAGGGGGAGATAGAATTTCCTCTCCCCAACCGGCAATTTCAAATTACACCTTTCGGCAATCTCCAAGGAGGTGGTAAGGGCCGATGGTAAATCCGAGAAAAGGGATGCCATCTCCATTGGTGATTTGAAATAGACCTCCTCGGAGGTGAAACTGAACCGCTTCTTCTCCTTCAATTTCTTATTCGTCTGGATACAGAGCATCACCTCGTGTGCTAACTTATCATCTTTATTTAGATAATGGCAGTCGCCGGTAGCGCAGATTTTTAAGCCGAATTTCTCTTTGAGAGACAAAAGCCCCCTAATCACTTTATCCTCATTCTCTACCCCGGCTTTGATCACTTCTAAGAAGAAGTTCTCCCCAAAGATATCCTTTAATTCCTGTGCCGCTCTTTCTGCCTTTTTCTCTTCGCCTTTCGCTAAATAATAAGGGATTTCTCCTTTGAGGCAACCAGAGAGACAAATTAAACCTTTACTGTATTCGGCTAGGAGTTCTTTATCAATTCGGGGTCGGTAGTAAAAGCCTTCCAGGTAACCGAAGGAGACCAGTTTTACTAAATTCTTATAACCGGAAAAATCCTGGCAGAGTAAGGTGAGATGAAAGTTTGATTCTGGGATTTCCGGATTGACCTTCTTCTCCTTCCGAGAATTTGGGGCGCAATAGACTTCACAACCGATGATTGGTTTAATCCCTTCGTTGAGACAAGTTTTATAAAACTCAATCGCTCCGAAAAGATTCCCGTGATCGGTGATGGCTAAGGCGGGAAGACCAAATTCCTTTGCCTTTTGGACCAGAGCGGAAATTTTAATCGCCCCATCCAAAAGACTGTATTCCGTATGGTTGTGGAGATGGACGAAGTTGCTCACGAAGAATTATAAAAGAGAGGGGGAAAAAGTCAACTATTTTTGGTCTTTAAGATTATCTCCCTATTTCACCACCACTATCTTCCTCTTTTCTTCTCTTCCTTCCTCAAGAAAATAGATTCCTGGTTTTAAAGCAGGCTTCCCCTTTCCCTGATAGATGACCTCACCGAGAATATTATAAATTCTCCTTTCCAAAACAGAAGGAGAGGGTATACCTTTCTTTTGGGATTTTTCTCTTTCTTCTCTTTTTGCTACTAAGGGGGAAGAGATTCCTTCGCCATCATAACGCCAGATTTCTAATGTATTGTT from candidate division WOR-3 bacterium includes the following:
- a CDS encoding MFS transporter; this encodes MSQEIIEEKERKESLKNSFLDGLFASLNLGFSQNYLVPFALFLGASSFQIGLLSSLPQFAGSLAQIASPDIVERLKRRVKFIANAVFLQAFLWLLISFLPILPGEKIIFYIILLTLNTSFGAAATPAWQSLMSDTVEKERYGEYFAWRG
- the dnaE gene encoding DNA polymerase III subunit alpha codes for the protein MSNFVHLHNHTEYSLLDGAIKISALVQKAKEFGLPALAITDHGNLFGAIEFYKTCLNEGIKPIIGCEVYCAPNSRKEKKVNPEIPESNFHLTLLCQDFSGYKNLVKLVSFGYLEGFYYRPRIDKELLAEYSKGLICLSGCLKGEIPYYLAKGEEKKAERAAQELKDIFGENFFLEVIKAGVENEDKVIRGLLSLKEKFGLKICATGDCHYLNKDDKLAHEVMLCIQTNKKLKEKKRFSFTSEEVYFKSPMEMASLFSDLPSALTTSLEIAERCNLKLPVGERKFYLPLAEVPPGYQSDWDYLVQLAEEGLKRRYRKPTPAQEERLRYELSVIKKMGFASYFLIIKDIVDFARKEKIPVGPGRGSAVGSLCLYALGITDCDPLKYDLLFERFLNPERVSLPDIDIDFGDKRRDEVISYIQKKYGEDRVSKIITFGTLQSRAVVRDVGRVLSIPLSEVDLICKMIPFNTPLAKAIEENKELARRFAINEEYQRLKEIALKLEGLSRHASIHASGIVITPWPLWEMIPVYKTTDDERSTQYDMNALADLGIVKMDILGLKTLTVIEETVAKLAERGIKVEIDKIPFDDKKTYSLLSSGKTTGVFQLESYGMRETLKKVRPEKFEDLVAVISLYRPGPLSQGNIDDFIQRKNGKKEITYFHPLLEDVLKETYGMIVYQEQVMKIASVFAGFSLAQADILRQAMGKKIPTLMRSMEKDFINGAEAKGIKREQAKELFAAILPFSGYAFNKSHSVGYATISYETAYLLANYPKEFLSVFLTNEIGNNEKIAQWVREIREMGINFLPPDINRSFYEFTLEGEAIRFGLGAIKNIGKPLVESIVSARKEKEFTSLFDLIKRTKQFGNRKSYEYLIKAGALDTINPDRATLLEILDEELAKAQSEKWERESKQFSLFDTPQGEEKKKGKRYHSGDILHWEKEALGFYLTNHPLGMMPEKEFFNLPNISSLTDFCDQDCIFAGLLNGKRAKTNRRGERYWIGQMEDTTGFCDVILFDSSSEEMKRGLKVDSVVLVKGRPRQKETGEIIVRAEEIIPISDYPKWVARIVLELEKMEEGDLLEIKKVLEQYPGEKEVFLAYRSEEMRNQLRRLKSITVEPSLKLLSSLKNLPNVKKVRLDFLL
- a CDS encoding FG-GAP-like repeat-containing protein → MRRIFYLFPFLFTFSQGNWDTLCLFSSPLYRLGKVSTFRQLKGILDETTRIFLCDQDTGFVYLLTDTASFYPPKFRIENLGRIGGGYLAMGSGDLDGDGKNDLILGQRRSPSTVQRFYWANGWQREEIANFNEAIYDLVIGDADNDGREEIILGCQSNLRLIRYRVSGWDTITILRNTGAIKGVTIGDFDPTSFGKEIGITLPNGKVKRVYWRGNFWDTLTIFDNSSMELAELVSGDFDASSSGEEICISNTRSPQSLGSLIEVFYDYGWNSRVIFRPGIENFRYSDLTVGDFYDGSLGREVLAITEPTTDNHCRMVYGRGNDWQSSVIFSVGTTRAFYGIFVGEANRHRSYNDEILATAGGLLYLIQQYSIPPPVITNISQPLFPLPGETLNIRAKIWTDYDSLNYIFDTLYLSSDGISFYPKLKDSFRFRDSLFFYSLPPGDSGARYFYYLKAYNRAGLFTQSPDRVLTLSYPRRIYEIQFTTDTSGISPDTNKWVVTTGIVSGVFGSDFFMEDLEFSLFRGIFVNSPYSVSVGDSVKISGRVREVNKLTTIRVIPDSSSSLLILRQGLSLSPPTLRINQVGESYEGVLVKIDTLHFKVRGFFAPNQGYWAYDFNEGESILVWIDSRTDLSGMEIPETNFLLTGNISQVGNNFQIWPRARNDFLIYPPGIEELKKTQTKEMGVGREWEIFDALGRKVKGSRLATGVYILRSGKKSKVVLINHLRKICVPGNN